Proteins encoded by one window of Vigna radiata var. radiata cultivar VC1973A chromosome 5, Vradiata_ver6, whole genome shotgun sequence:
- the LOC106759649 gene encoding aquaporin NIP6-1, which translates to MDNNEEIPSTPATPGTPGAPLFGGFTNATNRSNNKNSLLKSCRCFTVADWSIEDGALPPVSCSLPPPPHVPLARKIGAEFIGTFILMFAATAAAIVNQKTNGSETLIGCAATTGLAVMIVILATGHISGAHLNPAVTLSFAALKHFPWKHVPMYIGAQILASICAAFALKGVYHPFMSGGVTVPSGGYGQSFALEFIITFNLMFVVTAVATDTRAVGELAGIAVGATVMLNILIAGPVSGGSMNPVRTLGPAVAANNYKAIWVYLIAPVLGALAGAGTYTAVKLSEENDDANAKASISFRR; encoded by the exons ATGGACAATAACGAGGAAATCCCTTCAACACCTGCCACACCAGGCACTCCAGGTGCACCTCTTTTTGGAGGTTTCACCAATGCCACCAACAGGTCTAATAACAAGAACTCTCTTCTCAAGAGTTGTAGATGCTTCACTGTGGCGGATTGGAGCATAGAAGATGGAGCTTTACCACCCGTCTCATGTTCTTTGCCACCACCTCCTCATGTTCCTTTGGCAAGAAAGATTGGTGCTGAGTTCATTGGAACCTTCATTCTCATGTTTGCTGCTACTGCCGCTGCCATTGTCAACCAGAAAACAAACGGCTCTGAGACCCTCATAGGTTGTGCTGCCACCACTGGTCTCGCCGTTATGATAGTCATCCTCGCCACTGGTCACATCTCTGGTGCTCATCTCAATCCAGCTGTCACTCTTTCCTTTGCTGCATTGAAGCACTTTCCTTGGAAACAT GTACCTATGTATATTGGTGCACAAATTTTGGCATCGATTTGTGCTGCATTTGCTCTTAAAGGGGTTTATCATCCTTTCATGAGTGGTGGAGTCACAGTTCCTTCTGGAGGATATGGTCAATCTTTCGCTTTAGAATTCATTATTACCTTCAATCTAATGTTTGTTGTCACAGCAGTTGCCACCGACACTAGAGCT GTGGGAGAACTGGCGGGAATTGCGGTAGGAGCCACTGTGATGCTCAACATCCTTATAGCAGG GCCAGTATCAGGCGGTTCAATGAACCCAGTAAGAACACTAGGTCCTGCTGTTGCAGCAAACAACTACAAAGCTATATGGGTTTATCTGATAGCTCCAGTACTTGGAGCTTTAGCGGGTGCAGGTACTTACACTGCAGTAAAACTGTCCGAAGAAAACGATGATGCCAATGCAAAGGCTTCAATCAGCTTCAGAAGATGA
- the LOC106759650 gene encoding uncharacterized protein LOC106759650 yields the protein MEEEDGVSDPWLGIDKLYHLLMSFFLTFLFYAFASLTRYRPHAISIGSLLSLFAGAAKEAADHLGYFRSSGASLRDALANILGVCIASFALSLFPFWLRSPPPPHTRAISLV from the coding sequence atggaggaagaagatggagtCTCAGATCCGTGGCTGGGAATCGACAAGCTCTATCACCTTCTCATGTCTTTCTTCCTCACTTTTCTCTTTTACGCCTTTGCTTCTCTCACACGATACCGCCCCCACGCTATTTCCATCGGATCACTCCTCTCTCTCTTCGCCGGCGCCGCCAAAGAGGCCGCCGATCACCTCGGCTACTTCCGCTCTTCGGGGGCTTCTCTCAGGGACGCCCTTGCCAACATCCTCGGCGTCTGCATCGCTTCATtcgctctctctctcttcccATTCTGGCTCCGATCTCCTCCGCCTCCTCACACGCGTGCCATTTCCCTTGTTTGA